A stretch of Mastomys coucha isolate ucsf_1 unplaced genomic scaffold, UCSF_Mcou_1 pScaffold3, whole genome shotgun sequence DNA encodes these proteins:
- the Znrf4 gene encoding E3 ubiquitin-protein ligase ZNRF4, producing the protein MARLECPRVAPVALVALWLVLSLSPTDAQVNLSSVDFLDLPALLGVPVDPKRARGYLLVAPPADACLAIEGPGPDNRSLDPLVLVRPLGCSWEHTGRRARRAGATAASVNPESPEQLHVFEDLEVTVRCDQPARVLLPHGEPCPEPECHSIVAASWALARALALAASTLFVLRQLWPWVRGWGSRGTAVKTQTCQKAQVRTFTRLSDLCAICLDDYEEGERLKILPCAHAYHCRCIDPWFSRATRRSCPLCKQSVASTHDGSTDGSVGGDEPLLPGHRPPIWAIQAQLRSRRLELLTRTVPCRCCSSTTSLGVAENVAPSEATPEPS; encoded by the coding sequence ATGGCGCGGTTGGAGTGCCCCCGGGTAGCCCCGGTGGCCCTGGTGGCTCTCTGGCTGGTCCTGTCCCTGTCGCCCACGGACGCTCAGGTTAACCTGAGCTCGGTGGACTTTTTGGACCTCCCGGCGCTGCTTGGGGTTCCCGTGGACCCCAAGAGGGCACGCGGATACCTGCTAGTGGCCCCGCCGGCCGACGCCTGCCTCGCCATCGAGGGCCCCGGGCCCGACAATCGCTCACTGGACCCACTGGTGCTGGTCCGGCCCCTGGGCTGCTCCTGGGAGCACACAGGGCGGCGAGCACGGAGAGCTGGAGCCACAGCAGCCTCAGTGAACCCTGAGTCCCCAGAGCAGCTGCACGTGTTTGAGGACCTGGAGGTGACCGTGCGCTGTGACCAGCCAGCCCGCGTGCTGCTGCCCCACGGGGAACCCTGCCCCGAACCCGAGTGTCACTCCATAGTGGCTGCATCCTGGGCGCTCGCCCGAGCCCTGGCCCTGGCTGCGTCTACTCTGTTCGTGCTGCGGCAGCTGTGGCCGTGGGTCCGGGGCTGGGGTAGCCGTGGCACCGCGGTGAAGACGCAGACATGCCAGAAGGCGCAGGTGCGCACGTTCACTCGCCTTAGCGACCTGTGTGCCATCTGCCTGGACGACTACGAGGAGGGCGAACGGCTCAAGATCCTGCCCTGCGCACATGCGTACCACTGTCGCTGCATCGACCCCTGGTTCTCGCGCGCTACGCGGCGTTCATGCCCCCTTTGCAAGCAGTCAGTGGCCAGCACGCACGACGGTTCCACGGACGGCAGCGTAGGCGGCGACGAACCACTCCTGCCCGGACACCGCCCGCCCATCTGGGCCATCCAGGCCCAGCTGCGCTCCCGCAGGCTCGAGCTGCTAACCCGGACAGTCCCCTGCCGCTGCTGCAGCAGCACCACGTCCCTGGGGGTGGCCGAGAACGTGGCGCCGTCAGAAGCGACCCCCGAGCCTTCCTGA